A part of Melittangium boletus DSM 14713 genomic DNA contains:
- a CDS encoding glutathione S-transferase family protein, giving the protein MITVYQTPVAWGTPNLSPFCFKLEAYLRMTGMSYEVKLADLRNAPKGKVPYIELDGLRMGDSQFIIEHLKKKFGDPLDKELTPQQVAVGHTVRRMLEESTYWYIVYMRWVDEAGWLAYRPVAETMVPWVVGGDIPVATLRQGMLRILHDQGTGRHSSEEVQSLAIADITAISTIMGEKPYLLSDKPSSFDAGLYSFLVSIIANPVDTDLKQFTLSQTNLVRYCANFKKRFFANWTPPDMKAA; this is encoded by the coding sequence ATGATCACCGTCTACCAAACCCCCGTGGCCTGGGGCACCCCGAACCTCAGCCCCTTCTGCTTCAAGCTGGAGGCGTACCTGCGGATGACGGGGATGTCCTACGAAGTGAAGCTGGCGGACCTGCGCAACGCGCCCAAGGGCAAGGTGCCCTACATCGAGCTGGACGGGCTGCGGATGGGTGACTCGCAGTTCATCATCGAGCACCTCAAGAAGAAGTTCGGGGATCCGCTCGACAAGGAGCTGACGCCCCAGCAGGTGGCGGTGGGCCACACCGTGCGGCGCATGCTCGAGGAGAGCACCTACTGGTACATCGTCTACATGCGCTGGGTGGACGAGGCGGGCTGGCTCGCCTACCGGCCCGTGGCCGAGACGATGGTGCCCTGGGTGGTGGGCGGCGACATCCCCGTGGCCACGCTGCGTCAGGGCATGCTGCGCATCCTCCACGATCAGGGCACGGGCCGTCACAGCTCGGAGGAGGTACAGTCCCTGGCCATCGCGGACATCACCGCCATCTCGACGATCATGGGCGAGAAGCCCTACCTGCTGAGCGACAAGCCGTCCTCCTTCGACGCGGGGCTCTACTCCTTCCTGGTGAGCATCATCGCCAACCCCGTGGACACGGATCTCAAGCAGTTCACGCTCAGCCAGACGAACCTGGTGCGCTACTGCGCGAACTTCAAGAAGCGCTTCTTCGCCAACTGGACGCCGCCGGACATGAAGGCCGCCTGA
- a CDS encoding SpoIID/LytB domain-containing protein: protein MSQAVTALLALFLTTCAAPRTAPPAPAVEPPPAPPVVTPAAPAPAPEWFAEELPAPDTRKRLDFRGGEPRVPIGLMQGRSEVRFVPRGRMRLRFGGEADKVLEAPSGSLWTVRVTEGSPAELSSRVQLAEIPFVDKAGLADAQAQWKARGIAVRVHVLGVLYGIAGKVIDNRRYLLLLDEELTPRDAPARQAALLSQFGVRTTLFEEVRTPSHAILEVKDQGGAVVGLAQDSVSVETLDDAGFEVRQVEHDVGYDNHGFEDRSFRGTLQLVVDRHGTLAVVNGVRLEDLLKGLVPSEIYARAHPEALKAQAVTARGEVLAKVGIKHLADPFLLCSEQHCAVYRGRTGEAASTTAAVEATRGEGLFSQNGRLVDSVYSAVCGGHTEDNDVVWGGPPNPNLRGRPDVLGSPQGLPTPGNLAEYLRAELPTMCRLSSFAQPSKYRWEKRFSVEQVNALTAHLNVGPVRALSLGERGVSGRARTLTVAGERGVTQVRGELNIRRLFGMLNSAMALVEEEQDAEGHLSGWRFRGGGWGHGVGMCQTGAIGRAEAGQRYQDILRFYFNGAEVAPIY, encoded by the coding sequence TTGAGCCAAGCCGTCACCGCCCTCCTCGCGCTGTTCCTCACCACGTGCGCCGCGCCGCGTACGGCCCCTCCCGCCCCGGCCGTCGAGCCCCCTCCGGCGCCTCCGGTGGTCACCCCCGCGGCGCCCGCCCCCGCGCCCGAGTGGTTCGCCGAGGAGCTGCCCGCGCCGGACACCCGCAAGCGCCTGGACTTCCGGGGAGGCGAGCCGCGCGTGCCCATCGGGCTGATGCAGGGCCGCTCCGAGGTGCGCTTCGTGCCCCGGGGCCGGATGCGGCTGCGCTTCGGCGGAGAGGCCGACAAGGTCCTCGAGGCCCCCTCGGGCTCGCTCTGGACGGTGCGGGTGACGGAAGGCTCGCCCGCGGAGCTGTCCTCGCGCGTGCAGCTCGCGGAGATTCCCTTCGTGGACAAGGCGGGCCTCGCGGACGCCCAGGCGCAATGGAAGGCCCGGGGGATCGCGGTGCGCGTGCACGTGCTGGGCGTGCTCTACGGCATCGCCGGCAAGGTCATCGACAACCGCCGCTACCTGCTGCTGCTCGACGAGGAGCTGACACCCCGCGACGCCCCCGCGCGCCAGGCGGCGCTCCTGAGCCAGTTCGGCGTGCGAACCACCCTCTTCGAGGAGGTGCGCACCCCCTCCCACGCCATCCTCGAGGTGAAGGATCAGGGCGGCGCCGTGGTGGGGCTCGCCCAGGACTCGGTGTCCGTGGAGACGCTGGACGACGCTGGCTTCGAGGTGCGCCAGGTGGAGCACGACGTCGGCTACGACAACCACGGCTTCGAGGACCGCTCCTTCCGGGGCACGCTCCAGCTCGTGGTGGACCGGCATGGCACGCTCGCGGTGGTCAACGGGGTGCGGCTGGAGGATCTGCTCAAGGGGCTGGTGCCGTCGGAAATCTACGCCCGGGCGCACCCGGAGGCGCTCAAGGCGCAGGCGGTGACGGCGCGTGGAGAGGTGCTGGCGAAGGTGGGCATCAAGCACCTGGCGGACCCCTTCCTGCTGTGCTCCGAGCAGCACTGCGCGGTGTACCGGGGCCGCACGGGCGAGGCCGCCAGCACGACGGCGGCGGTGGAGGCCACCCGGGGCGAGGGCCTCTTCTCCCAGAACGGCCGGCTGGTCGACTCGGTGTACAGCGCGGTGTGCGGCGGCCACACCGAGGACAATGATGTCGTCTGGGGGGGCCCGCCCAACCCCAACCTGCGGGGCCGGCCGGACGTGCTGGGCTCGCCCCAGGGGCTGCCCACGCCAGGCAACCTCGCCGAGTACCTGCGCGCGGAGCTGCCCACCATGTGCCGCCTGTCCAGCTTCGCGCAGCCAAGCAAGTACCGCTGGGAGAAGCGCTTCAGCGTGGAGCAGGTGAACGCCCTCACGGCGCACCTGAACGTGGGCCCCGTGCGGGCGCTGAGCCTGGGAGAGCGAGGCGTGTCGGGCCGGGCCCGGACGCTCACGGTGGCGGGCGAGCGCGGCGTCACCCAGGTGCGGGGCGAGCTGAACATCCGCCGCCTCTTCGGCATGCTCAACAGCGCCATGGCCCTGGTCGAGGAGGAGCAGGACGCCGAGGGGCACCTGAGCGGCTGGCGCTTCCGGGGCGGCGGCTGGGGCCACGGGGTGGGCATGTGCCAGACGGGCGCCATCGGCCGGGCCGAGGCCGGACAGCGCTACCAGGACATCCTTCGTTTCTACTTCAACGGAGCAGAAGTCGCCCCCATCTACTGA
- a CDS encoding energy transducer TonB family protein — MGPSHPEQTSRRRKRWSDPARYLLALLIALLLQAGFVGLLALMAYIQSTLPPDPKPPKPPSAVALRPLSDQEWAKNRGPVPNAPTASSTPPPKKKEEKKPEKRPDGQVVDVAPGNQKQAPDAKYLAEHDNKVEKETRAREQTPFYKNAMPQTTAQRSRQGSGVSEEQAAHLSGNNGRGADDRPLAEGGKKSAFELPDARRKQEIALKQDPRAPGPGIEVDNRDESDEVVGNGKRLRIQRGGGDGDEGSEGRAGSPGLAKLMPSQAVMDQIIGGAPNDHLKNVAEGDGTYLNTREWKFASFFNRVKQSVGTQWNPNTALMRRDPTGNIYAGRDRYTMVQVTLDEHGKVADISIEKSSGLDFLDLEAIESFKRAQPFPNPPAGLLEDDSKVRFSFGFFMDMGGGPRMRLFRQPN, encoded by the coding sequence ATGGGTCCATCGCATCCAGAGCAGACATCCAGGCGCAGGAAGAGGTGGTCCGACCCCGCCCGCTACCTGCTCGCCCTGCTCATCGCGTTGCTGCTCCAGGCGGGCTTCGTGGGCCTGCTGGCGCTGATGGCGTACATCCAGTCCACCCTTCCGCCCGACCCCAAGCCCCCCAAGCCGCCGAGCGCCGTGGCCCTCCGGCCCCTGAGCGACCAGGAATGGGCGAAGAACCGGGGTCCGGTGCCCAATGCCCCCACCGCGTCGTCCACGCCCCCTCCCAAGAAGAAGGAGGAGAAGAAGCCGGAGAAGCGCCCGGATGGGCAGGTGGTGGACGTGGCCCCGGGCAACCAGAAACAGGCCCCGGACGCGAAGTACCTCGCCGAGCACGACAACAAGGTGGAGAAGGAGACGCGCGCGCGTGAGCAGACGCCCTTCTACAAGAACGCCATGCCCCAGACGACGGCGCAGCGCTCGCGCCAGGGCTCCGGGGTGAGCGAGGAGCAGGCCGCGCACCTGTCCGGCAACAACGGCCGGGGCGCGGATGACCGGCCCCTGGCCGAGGGTGGCAAGAAGTCCGCCTTCGAGCTGCCCGACGCACGGCGCAAGCAGGAGATCGCCCTCAAGCAGGACCCCCGCGCGCCAGGCCCGGGCATCGAGGTGGACAACCGCGACGAGAGCGACGAAGTGGTCGGCAACGGCAAGCGGCTGCGCATCCAGCGGGGCGGGGGCGACGGGGACGAAGGCTCCGAGGGCCGCGCGGGCAGTCCTGGCTTGGCGAAGCTGATGCCCTCGCAGGCGGTGATGGATCAGATCATCGGCGGGGCGCCCAATGATCATCTCAAGAACGTGGCGGAGGGGGACGGCACCTACCTCAATACCCGCGAGTGGAAGTTCGCCAGCTTCTTCAACCGGGTGAAGCAGAGCGTGGGCACGCAGTGGAACCCGAACACGGCGCTGATGCGGCGGGATCCCACGGGCAACATCTACGCGGGCCGGGATCGCTACACCATGGTGCAGGTCACCCTGGACGAGCACGGCAAGGTGGCGGACATCAGCATCGAGAAGAGCTCCGGCCTGGACTTCCTGGACCTGGAGGCCATCGAGTCCTTCAAGCGGGCGCAGCCCTTCCCCAACCCGCCAGCGGGCTTGTTGGAGGACGACTCCAAGGTGCGCTTCTCCTTTGGATTCTTCATGGACATGGGGGGCGGCCCCCGGATGAGGCTCTTCCGTCAGCCCAACTGA
- a CDS encoding cation diffusion facilitator family transporter, producing MRRVEASLIARNRKVRTTLAAILVANWAVAVLKLLLGLLSDSAAVTADGVHSFIDGGSNVLALVAMSVAARPADEDHPYGHGKFEALASLGIGALIGISMLELGRMALDSLVHDRHPTVTPLMVGVMIGTLVINLFVTSIEHHRGKKLQSALLLADARHTLSDVGVTLAVLASLALVALGYPKADGWVTLAVMAIVARVGWDIVKQAVGILSDTARLDTQKVAALTLQVPGVRSCRDVRSRGMEGTVYVDLKIEVEPQMSTARAHDLADAVEAKLQAAFPEVVDVVVHVEPARALPSA from the coding sequence GTGCGCCGCGTGGAAGCCTCCCTGATCGCGCGCAACCGGAAGGTGCGCACCACTCTCGCCGCCATCCTCGTGGCCAACTGGGCCGTGGCCGTGCTCAAGCTCCTCCTCGGCTTGCTGAGTGACTCGGCCGCGGTGACGGCGGACGGGGTGCACTCCTTCATCGATGGAGGCTCCAACGTGCTGGCCCTGGTGGCCATGTCGGTGGCCGCCCGCCCCGCGGACGAGGACCACCCCTACGGTCACGGTAAGTTCGAGGCCCTGGCCTCGCTGGGCATTGGTGCGTTGATCGGCATCTCCATGCTGGAACTGGGGCGCATGGCGCTCGATTCGCTGGTGCACGATCGCCATCCCACGGTGACGCCGCTCATGGTGGGGGTGATGATCGGGACGCTGGTCATCAACCTCTTCGTCACCTCCATCGAGCACCACAGGGGCAAGAAGCTCCAGAGCGCGCTGTTGCTCGCGGACGCGCGGCACACGCTGTCGGACGTGGGCGTCACGCTGGCGGTGCTCGCCTCGCTGGCCCTGGTGGCACTGGGCTACCCGAAGGCGGATGGGTGGGTGACGCTCGCGGTGATGGCCATCGTGGCCCGCGTGGGGTGGGACATCGTCAAGCAGGCGGTGGGCATCCTCTCGGACACGGCGCGGCTGGATACCCAGAAGGTGGCCGCCCTGACGCTCCAGGTGCCGGGCGTGCGCTCGTGCCGCGACGTGCGCAGCCGGGGCATGGAGGGCACGGTGTACGTGGACCTGAAGATCGAGGTGGAGCCGCAGATGTCCACCGCGCGGGCGCATGACCTGGCCGACGCGGTGGAGGCGAAGCTCCAGGCGGCGTTCCCCGAGGTCGTGGATGTGGTGGTGCACGTCGAGCCGGCGCGCGCCCTCCCCTCCGCCTGA
- a CDS encoding ABC transporter substrate-binding protein: MRRWSPVLLAVLASCMAACEKKTPPVASPERALDVENTPPEVREVLLGEVGSLTGAQAAFGISSRNGFDMALQEINAAGGVKGKKLVVRVYDSQGRPEDAAQAATRLITRDKVVLILGEVSSSNSMAMAEKAQAAGVPMISHAATHPAVTQKGDYIFRICFIDPFQGFVMAKFAREDLKLERVAILQDNKSDYSLGLGEVFTRDFTRLGGRIVATESYSQGDTDFRAQLTAIKQTRPQAVYIPGYYSDVGIIARQARELGLTVPLLGSDGWDAETLFELAGTALEGSYFTSPYALDSPDARMREFVAAYRKLYGIMPDTSSVLAYEAAKVAAAALERAPDWSGPSLRDAIAKTRNFPGVAGPISLDANRDAVKPAVVLKVHDGKAGFVTTIQP, encoded by the coding sequence ATGCGTCGTTGGTCCCCCGTGCTGCTCGCCGTCCTCGCATCGTGCATGGCCGCCTGTGAGAAGAAGACCCCTCCCGTGGCCAGTCCGGAGCGGGCCCTCGACGTCGAGAACACGCCTCCCGAGGTGCGGGAGGTGTTGCTCGGAGAGGTGGGCAGCCTCACCGGCGCCCAGGCGGCCTTTGGCATCTCCAGCCGCAATGGATTCGACATGGCCCTCCAGGAAATCAACGCCGCGGGGGGCGTGAAGGGCAAGAAGCTCGTGGTACGCGTCTATGACAGCCAGGGGAGGCCCGAGGACGCGGCCCAGGCGGCCACCCGGCTCATCACCCGGGACAAGGTGGTGCTCATCCTCGGCGAGGTGTCCTCGTCCAATTCCATGGCCATGGCGGAAAAGGCCCAGGCGGCCGGTGTGCCCATGATCAGTCATGCCGCCACCCACCCCGCGGTGACCCAAAAGGGCGACTACATCTTCCGCATCTGTTTCATCGATCCCTTCCAGGGATTCGTGATGGCGAAGTTCGCCCGCGAGGACCTGAAGCTGGAGCGGGTGGCCATCCTCCAGGACAACAAGAGCGACTACTCCCTGGGGCTCGGGGAGGTGTTCACGCGCGACTTCACGCGCCTGGGAGGACGGATCGTCGCCACGGAGAGCTATTCGCAGGGCGATACGGATTTCCGTGCGCAGCTCACCGCCATCAAACAGACGCGGCCCCAGGCCGTCTACATCCCGGGGTATTACAGCGACGTGGGCATCATCGCCCGGCAGGCGCGCGAGCTGGGTTTGACGGTCCCCTTGCTGGGCAGTGACGGGTGGGACGCGGAGACGCTGTTCGAGTTGGCCGGTACCGCCCTGGAGGGCAGCTACTTCACCAGCCCCTACGCCCTGGACAGCCCGGATGCGCGGATGCGCGAGTTCGTCGCGGCCTATCGGAAGCTCTATGGAATCATGCCGGACACGTCCTCGGTGCTCGCCTACGAGGCGGCGAAGGTGGCGGCCGCCGCGCTCGAGCGGGCTCCGGATTGGAGTGGACCGTCCCTGCGGGACGCCATCGCGAAGACCCGGAACTTTCCCGGCGTCGCGGGGCCCATCTCCCTGGACGCGAACCGCGATGCCGTGAAGCCCGCCGTGGTCCTCAAGGTCCACGACGGCAAGGCCGGGTTCGTCACCACCATCCAGCCGTAG
- a CDS encoding Gfo/Idh/MocA family protein, whose protein sequence is MAKTGRIGVGIIGASPDRGWAASAHIPALRALPTYELRALSTSRRESAEAASRQFGVPLAFDNAAELVARPEVDLVVVSVKVPTHRELVTAALHAGKDVYCEWPLGNGLAEAEELAALARARGVRAIVGLQARAAPAVRYVRDLIASGFVGEVLSTSLVATGGAWGDTIDGFNTYLLDERNGATLLTIPFGHTVDALCWSLGEFQEVSATLATRRSVVRLAGTNETRPQTAPDQVAVSGVLTSGAVASIHYRGGVSRGTNLLWEINGTEGDLVLTGGSGHLQMAAPTLSGGNGKEKFGPLTLPERYVAAPGAPEGSAFNVAQAYAQFAEDPTSVPSFDDAVVRHRMIEAIREAARTGQRQRL, encoded by the coding sequence ATGGCGAAGACAGGACGAATCGGTGTTGGCATCATCGGCGCGAGCCCGGATCGCGGATGGGCGGCGTCCGCGCACATCCCCGCGCTGCGCGCCCTACCCACCTACGAACTCCGAGCGTTGAGCACCAGCCGGCGGGAGTCCGCGGAGGCCGCCTCGCGCCAGTTCGGCGTCCCCCTGGCGTTCGACAACGCCGCCGAGCTCGTGGCGCGGCCGGAGGTCGACCTGGTCGTCGTCTCCGTCAAGGTCCCCACGCATCGCGAGCTGGTGACGGCGGCGCTCCACGCGGGCAAGGACGTCTATTGCGAGTGGCCGCTCGGAAATGGGCTCGCCGAAGCCGAGGAGCTGGCGGCGCTCGCGCGTGCGCGCGGCGTCCGGGCGATCGTGGGTCTCCAGGCCCGTGCCGCCCCGGCCGTGCGGTATGTCCGCGACCTCATCGCCAGCGGCTTCGTGGGCGAGGTGTTGTCCACGAGCCTCGTGGCGACGGGAGGCGCATGGGGAGACACCATCGACGGCTTCAACACCTACCTGCTCGACGAGCGCAACGGCGCCACGCTTCTCACCATTCCCTTCGGACACACGGTCGACGCGCTCTGCTGGAGCCTGGGTGAGTTCCAGGAAGTGAGCGCGACGCTGGCCACCCGCCGCTCGGTGGTGCGGCTGGCGGGAACGAACGAGACACGCCCCCAGACCGCGCCGGATCAGGTCGCCGTGTCCGGGGTGCTCACCAGCGGGGCGGTCGCCTCCATCCATTACCGGGGCGGCGTGTCGCGCGGCACGAACCTGCTGTGGGAAATCAATGGCACCGAGGGAGACCTCGTCCTCACCGGAGGCAGTGGCCATCTCCAGATGGCAGCGCCCACGCTCTCGGGAGGAAACGGGAAGGAGAAGTTCGGTCCGCTCACCCTCCCCGAGCGTTACGTCGCGGCCCCCGGGGCTCCCGAGGGAAGCGCCTTCAACGTGGCCCAGGCCTACGCCCAGTTCGCCGAGGACCCGACCTCCGTCCCGAGCTTCGACGACGCCGTGGTGCGCCACCGGATGATCGAGGCCATTCGCGAAGCGGCTCGCACGGGCCAGCGCCAGCGGCTCTGA